From a single Candoia aspera isolate rCanAsp1 chromosome 2, rCanAsp1.hap2, whole genome shotgun sequence genomic region:
- the LOC134492413 gene encoding LOW QUALITY PROTEIN: terminal nucleotidyltransferase 4A-like (The sequence of the model RefSeq protein was modified relative to this genomic sequence to represent the inferred CDS: inserted 1 base in 1 codon; substituted 1 base at 1 genomic stop codon): MTTPKYLKLGEGGQGLQPSSVAIAAPFPHHHYYHHHYQYHPGSRKRENKASTYGMNYLLSGGCVGIVRKRTALAGDSSPCSPVQPGGSLALGMPWKSRQYSSGIQGLREEIIDFYDFMSPCPEEAVMRQEVVKRIETVIKDLWPTANVQTFGSFSTGLYLLISDIDLVVFGKWESPPLQQPEQVLRKHSVAEPYSITLLDKTTVPIIKLTDQETEVKVDISFNVETGVKAARLIKDYMKQYSLLPYLILVLKQFLLQRDLNEVFTGGISSYSLNLRAISFLQLHPRIDAQGFDENLGMLLIEFFXLYGXNFNYLKTGIRIKNGGAKEEIMKTMTNGYRPSMLCTEDLLLPGNDVGRSHGAMQVKQVFDYAYIVLSHAVSPLAKSYPNRDSESMLGRIIKVTEEVIDYRVWILKKWGNKANFSSDLDVQLKEREPVSPESATQNRDVELLYNQPSFTGMQQVSSGSSASSVSSLSGSDVDSDTPPSTTPNAYHFSLQAPSTSMQISLLLSNSNPRCLGVSK, from the exons ATGACTACACCCAAGTACTTGAAACTGGGGGAAGGAGGGCAGGGCCTGCAGCCCTCCAGTGTGGCCATTGCCGCACCCTTTCCCCATCACCATTACTACCACCACCACTATCAGTATCATCCAGGGAGCAGGAAACGGGAGAACAAGGCCAGCACATATGGGATGAACTATCTGCTCTCTGGCGGCTGTGTCGGCATCGTCCGCAAACGAACTGCCCTAGCTGGTGACAGCAGCCCCTGCTCTCCAGTGCAGCCTGGGGGCAGCCTTGCTCTAGGCATGCCTTGGAAAAGCAGGCAGTACAGCTCAGGCATACAAGGGCTCCGTGAAGAAATAATTGACTTCTATGACTTTATGTCCCCATGTCCTGAAGAAGCAGTTATGAGACAAGAAGTCGTGAAAAGAATAGAAACTGTCATCAAAGATCTTTGGCCTACAGCTAACGTTCAGACATTTGGAAGTTTTAGTACAGGGCTTTATCTGCTAATAAGTGATATTGATTTAGTAGTTTTTGGAAAGTGGGAGAGCCCACCTCTACAGCAGCCAGAACAAGTTCTAAGGAAACACAGTGTGGCTGAGCCATATTCAATTACACTACTTGACAAAACTACAGTACCAATAATTAAACTTACAGATCAGGAAACAGAGGTGAAAGTTGATATTAGTTTTAATGTAGAAACTGGTGTGAAGGCAGCTCGACTTATCAAAGACTACATGAAGCAATACTCATTGCTGCCTTACTTGATTTTAGTATTAAAACAGTTCCTTCTTCAGAGGGATTTGAATGAGGTTTTTACTGGTGGAATTAGCTCCTACAGCTTAAATTTAAGGGCAATTAGCTTCTTACAGTTGCACCCAAGAATTGATGCTCAAGGATTTGATGAAAACCTAGGAATGCTTCTAATAGAATTTTTTTAACTCTATG GGAATTTTAATTACTTAAAAACTGGTATTAGAATAAAAAATGGAGGTGCCAAAGAAGAAATCATGAAAACCATGACTAATGGATATCGACCATCTATGTTATGTACTGAAGATCTTCTTCTACCTGGCAATGATGTTGGAAGAAGTCATGGTGCCATGCAAGTAAAGCAAGTTTTTGACTATGCCTACATTGTTCTAAGCCATGCAGTATCACCACTTGCAAAATCATATCCTAATAGAGATTCAGAAAGTATGTTAGGAAGAATTATTAAAGTGACAGAAGAAGTGATTGACTACAGagtgtggattttaaaaaaatggggaaacaAAGCTAACTTTTCGTCTGATCTTGATGTTCAGTTGAAAGAGAGAGAACCAGTATCTCCAGAGAGTGCAACCCAGAATAGAGATGTTGAATTGCTTTACAACCAACCTTCATTTACTGGTATGCAACAAGTATCATCAGGCTCATCTGCCTCTTCAGTGTCATCTCTTTCCGGCAGTGATGTTGATTCTGATACTCCACCTTCCACAACTCCTAATGCGTACCACTTCAGCCTGCAAGCACCATCTACAAGTATGCAAATAAGCCTTCTCTTAAGTAACTCGAATCCAAGATGTTTAGGAGTCAGTAAATAA